From the genome of Papaver somniferum cultivar HN1 unplaced genomic scaffold, ASM357369v1 unplaced-scaffold_21, whole genome shotgun sequence:
GCGTAGCAATTGTCCCAATGAGCAGATGAATTTCTGTATGTAATCCACATGGAGATCATGGTCTGAGAAAATGTTTTTGCTCATCTCAGTTGTCTTCTGTCTTAGTTGTTGTCCCTTTTGTTCTACCATCACAATCCtcattgcattttttttttttgatcagcaaaaatatatatattgataaaaaaataaaaaatactcaagaaataaaaaaacatcCATTGTGACCTGTAAGCAAGTCACAGTGCACTCCAGTACAAATAATGAAAATCTTCAATctctcaccaattgctcccaccTGAATACTAGGTCTTCAAAACGCACTCCAACCTCTCCCCAATTTCTTTGTTTTACTCACCAATctctcaccaattgctcccaccTGAATCCTCATTGCTTTTGCCACTGCATCTCTGGTAAAAGAACCGTCTTCCTTTCTTTCAACTTCGAAACCGAGTCCTTTGTCAGCTAAGAACCTAGCATTTATGCCTTGGTCAATGATCATTGGCATTAGAATCTGGCTATGTCCGAAGAAGAGATTCTCAGAAATAGAACTCGACCGCAATGACACAAACTCCCTCCAATTGCAGTATGAGATAAAACCTCTACCTGATAGATCCATCCAAAGCACATAAAACCTCTACCTCTGATTCTATCCTCAAAACCAGATGGTAATAGATTTGATTGATCAATTCCTTCTGGCTTCCATAGTACCCACAAGAACGGTAGCCGGGAAGTTTCCAATCCAAATGCTAGCTCATGAATCTCATCTATACTCATTTTGTATTCACTCCCAAATGACACATAAACAACAGTTTTTGGTTGTTGTTCATCAAGCCAATCGAACATTTCAGAATTAAAATTCTTGCTTGAATCGCCAGAGTTGCTCCTAACTGATGAACCCGGCGCAGGAGGGGGTAGTAAACCAATGGATAAAACCGGTTTTTGGAAGATATCCTTGAGGAGGTTCACATAATCTCCATCAAGTTCCGTAATACTTTTTAGTAAAATGAAGTCGCAACCTTCCACAACTTTTACATGTCTGTCACCAGTTGAAAGTCCGGTTGCATCTTTAGTGTTCATAACTTCATTCATACCTATAGCTTCATGGTATCGACATGCAACACTTGAAGGAAAAGGAATCCATTCCGGTACTGAAGTTAAATCCTCCGGCGTGCGACATTTGTTTGGCTCTTTATATTCGGATGGTGGTCCAACAAAAGCGAGAAATGGTGCATAAAACACACTGAAATATGCAGTTGAAATACCGAGTTTAGCTCCTATATCTGGTACCCAACAATTGATAATATCGAATACAATCAAATCTGGTTTTATCTGATCCAAAAGTGTCTCGACCGGCACCTGTAACAAATCATATGCTATCTTAAGATATTGAGTTTGCTCTCCATCTTTCAAATCGACGGTTGCTTCACAACCTGCAGGTAAATTATCGACCGAAGGAAAATCGACCGATATTAGATTGATGCAAGCCTTCAAACTCGGTGGATGAATTGGTGGTAGTCTTTTGATAATACTTGGTGTGGATATGAATGATATTTGAATATCACCTTTTGAAGCTAAACTCTTTGATAACTCTAGAAATGGTATAACATGACCAAAAGCTAACCATGGAAACAACACAATATGGTATTGATTTTCTTTAATCTCCATTAAAGAAGGAAGTTTGATGAAGTAGCAAGTATGAGACTAGTTGGTAACCTGGTATACACATAAAAGAAGATGCATATTTCATCTTTATAAATCAGTACTCAAATTATATTCTATTATGGCTGCTGCATTTTTTGTCCAATTTCTATTAAAATTAGTGCTTGAGTCGCATTTCTCACCGATACTGCTAATCAACGTTGTTTTATTTAAACGGTTTTAGTGTAGGTTCAGGAAGGCACGTGGTCGCACAGGAAGGCACGAAATAGGTCTGAAGAGTCTCACTCAAGGATCTTGCATCATTCCCGAGAACTcggtcagtgacttgtcaaatcaaagtCAGATTCATCTCGTCGTTGATTAACGACACGAAGTAAGAAGACCCGTACACAAGGAAGCATCCCAAAACGAAATAACCCGCTTAAAAAACCTAAAACACGAAAGATCAATTGGAGTACCCAACAAGATACCGATCACGAAGACGAAGTAAGATTGCTTGGCCGAAAAAATAGCCTGCGAAGTCAGTAAATTATTGAACAAGAAAGAGACAGCTGTCCCGACAAGTTCTCATGGTCGTCAGCGAAAGAAGGGGataaactttatggaaaatggccTGGGCTAAGTAAAAGGCTTACCTACGAGAATACAGTGACATTGGATGAAGTAAAATGAGCTGTTTTCCATTAGGGTTGgatggcctataaatagaggccctTGGGCAATGTAAAGGAGGTCGGATTTTTGAGTGAGGAATAGTCTTGTTTAGAGTGTGAGATTAGGGTTTTCCTTGTATCTAAAACTTGTACTTTCATTACCTTGAATGGTggatcaataaagaatttcttatccAAATTATCTATTATGTCTTAGATCTAGTTTTGTTTCTTATTTGGATGTACTATTGGATTTccggtagttacattttggcgctagaaacagggaacttagatTGGAGATCCATCTTCATCTAATAGTTTGAGAAAAGTTGAAATTGTTTTAAAATCATAGAAGTTGGAGATCTTGGCTTATTGTCTTTTGCAAGTTAGGTTTTTGTAGATCTAGAACGATTTATTTATAACTAAGATTGGAGATCTAGGAGAGGGAGTAATCTTTGGGTGTTGCATCGTAAGGATTTAGAAGCGGAGGTTGATTTGGAGATACCGAATCAAGGACTAGTTGATGGCTAGGACGACAGATTGAGCAAGGCACTTGATAGCAACGAGGAGAAGCAAACGTTTGGAGTAGaaaagaggaggaagaatggaaagagGAGAAACATCAGATGCAGGAGAAAGGCAAGGCATGAACCAAAGGAGGAACGGAGAGGCCGGTGAAGATGACTTCAGGGAGGGTTCGGTGCACACTTCTGATACAGACACCATAGCGGAAGAAGAAATGACCCgcgaagagatggagaagaacatCAGAGAAGAACATATGACGCCGGAACAATTAAGGGAGACTCTTCACCTCGAGAAGGAAAGAGATCGGGATTTAGCGGAACAACAAGCTAGGCTGGTGAGGCAAAAAGCATTGCTAACGATTGAGAATCGCCAACTCGACGAGGAAAGAGAAGCTGACGTCACGGACTCTGAGGCAATAGCGATATCATCGGAAGAAGAAGAACGACGACATAGAAGATATGCTTACGGGGAAGACGgaggaaaacgaaaaggagacgGCGAAGAGAAAGTAGTGAAGAAAGAGGCCTGAGAAGGGCGTTGGAAATAACGAGATGGGAAGATAAAAAACGAAGGTATTAAGAAGAGAGGAGACGAGAAGAGGAAAGAAGGAACGAAGATTAAAGGAGGTGACAATAGGAAAGGAAACATGACGAAAACCGGAGATACGAGGAGGGAATAAGACATGAAGAAGGAAATCTTAGCGTGATGAGGGGCAATCATctcgaagaaaatggaaaaaacccAAACCAAGAGGTCTGGAACGAGTTGCAAGATATGACGACATTGATAAACAATTCTCGAAAAGGAGGCAGGGTGC
Proteins encoded in this window:
- the LOC113340118 gene encoding UDP-glycosyltransferase 91C1-like, producing the protein MEIKENQYHIVLFPWLAFGHVIPFLELSKSLASKGDIQISFISTPSIIKRLPPIHPPSLKACINLISVDFPSVDNLPAGCEATVDLKDGEQTQYLKIAYDLLQVPVETLLDQIKPDLIVFDIINCWVPDIGAKLGISTAYFSVFYAPFLAFVGPPSEYKEPNKCRTPEDLTSVPEWIPFPSSVACRYHEAIGMNEVMNTKDATGLSTGDRHVKVVEGCDFILLKSITELDGDYVNLLKDIFQKPVLSIGLLPPPAPGSSVRSNSGDSSKNFNSEMFDWLDEQQPKTVVYVSFGSEYKMSIDEIHELAFGLETSRLPFLWVLWKPEGIDQSNLLPSGFEDRIRGRGFMCFGWIYQILMPMIIDQGINARFLADKGLGFEVERKEDGSFTRDAVAKAMRIQVGAIGERLVSKTKKLGRGWSAF